The genomic segment tgctgtagtacagttactgtggtacagttactgtagtacagttactgtggtactgtagtacagttactgtggtacagttactgtggtgctgtagtacagttactgtggtgctgtagtacagttactgtagtactgtagtacagttactgtggtacaattactgtggtgctgtagtacagttactgtggtacagttactgtggtactgtagtacagttattgtggtactgtagtacagttactgtagtacagttactgtagtacagttactgtggtacagttactgtggtgctgtagtacagttactgtagtacagttactgtggtgctgtagtacagttactgtggtgctgtagtaaagttactgtggtacagttactgtggtactgtggtacagttactgtggtgctgtagtacagttactgtagtacagttactgtggtgctgtagtacagttactgtggtacagttactgtggtgctgtagtacagttactgtggtacagttactgtagtactgtagtacagttactgtggtacagttactgtagtactgaagtacagttactgtggtacagttactgtggtgctgtagtacagttactgtggtacagttactgtggtgctgtagtacagttactgtggtacagttactgtagtactgaagtacagttactgtggtacagttactgtggtacagttactgtggtgctgtagtacagttactgtggtacagttactgtagtactgaagtacagttactgtggtactgtggtacagttactgtggtactgtggtacagttactgtggtgctgtagtacagttactgtagtacagttactgtagtactgaagtacagttactgtagtactgaagtacagttactgtagtactgaagtacagttactgtggtgctgtagtacagttactgtagtactgaagtacagttactgtggtactgtagtacagttactgtagtactgaagtacagttactgtagtactgaagtacagttactgtggtgctgtagtacagttactgtggtacagttactgtagtacagttactgtggtactgtagtacagttactgtggtacagttactgtggtgctgtagtacagttactgtggtgctgtagtacagttactgtagtactgtagtacagttactgtggtacaattactgtggtgctgtagtacagttactgtggtacagttactgtggtactgtagtacagttattgtggtactgtagtacagttactgtagtacagttactgtagtacagttactgtggtacagttactgtggtgctgtagtacagttactgtagtacagttactgtggtacagttactgtggtgctgtagtacagttactgtggtacagttactgtggtacagttactgtggtgctgtagtacagttactgtagtacagttactgtggtggctgtatacagttactgtggtacagttactgtggtgctgtagtacatgtactgtggtacagttactgtagtactgtagtacagttactgtggtacagttactgtagtactgtagtacagttactgtggtacagttactgtggtgctgtagtacagttactgtggtacagttactgtggtgctgtagtacagttactgtggtacagttactgtagtactgtagtacagttactgtggtacagttactgtggtgctgtagtacagttactgtggtacagttactgtgctgctgtagtacagttactgtagtacagttactgtggtacagttgcTGTGGTGCTGaagtacagttactgtagtacagttactatGGTACAGTtgctgtggtgctgtagtacagttactgtggtacagttactgtagtactgtagtacagttactgtggtacagtcACTGTGGTGCTGaagtacagttactgtagtacagttactgtggtacagttactgtggtgctgtagtacagttactgtggtacagttactgtggtactgtggtacagttactgtggtgctgtagtacagttactgtggtacagttactgtagtactgtagtacagttactgtggtacagttactgtggtgctgtagtacagttactgtggtacagttactggtacagttactgtggtgctgtagtacagttactgtggtacagtagtacagttactgtggtacagttactgtggtacagttactgtggtgctgtagtacagttactgtggtacagtagtacagttactgtggtacagttactgtggtgctgtagtacagttactgtggtactgttactgtggtacagtagtacagttactgtggtacagttgctgtggtgctgtagtacagttgctgtggtacagttactgtggtgccgtagtacagttactgtagtacagttactgtggtgccgtagtacagttactgtggtacagttactgtagtactgtagtacagttactgtggtacagttactgtggtgctgtagtacagttactgtagtactgtagtacagttactgtggtgctgtagtacagttactgtggtacagttgcTGTGGTGCTGaagtacagttactgtagtacagttactgtggtacagttactgtagtactgtagtacagttactgtggtacagttgcTGTGGTGCTGaagtacagttactgtagtacagttactgtggtacagttactgtagtactgtagtacagttactgtggtacagttactgtggtgctgtagtacaattactgtagtacagttactgtggtacagttgctgtggtgctgtagtacagttactgtggtactgtagtacagttactgtggtgctgtggtacagttactgtggtactgtagtacagttactgtggtgctgtagtacagttactgtggtacagtagtacagttactgtagtacagttactgtggtacagttactgtggtgctgtagtacagttgctgtggtacagttactgtggtgccgtagtacagttactgtagtacagttactgtggtactgtagtacagttactgtggtgccgccgtacagttactgtggtacagttactgtggtacagttactgtggtgctgtagtacagttactgtggtacagtagtacagttactgtggtacagttactgtggtacagttactgtggtacagttactgtggtgctgtagtacagttgctgtggtacagttactgtggtacagttactgtggtgctgtagtacagttactgtggtacagtagtacagttactgtggtacagtacTGTGGTCAGTTACTGTGGTTGTACAGATTACATTgactgtggtacagttactgtggtacaggctgtagtacagttactgtggtacagtagtacagttactgtggttagTACAGTTACTggtggtacagttactgtgtgtgcttgtatgtaAGTTACgtgtggtgctgtagtacagttagGTGGTCAGTAGTACGTTTACTGTGGTACGtttactgtggtacagttactgtggtgctgtagtacagttactgtggtgttGTAGTACAGTTGCTGTGGTACAGTAGTACagtactgtggtacagttactgtggtacaagttactgtggtacagttgtAGTACTGTGGGTGCGTCGTAGTACAGTTaactgtggtacagttactgtggctacagttactgtggtgctgtagtacagttactgtggtgctgtagtacagttactgtggtgctgtagtacagttgctgtggtacagttactgtggtacagttactgtggtgccgtagtacagttactgtggtacagtagtacagttactgtggtacagttactgtggtacagttactgtggtgctgtagtacagttactgtggtgctgtagtacagttactgtggtgctgtagtacagttgctgtggtacagttactgtggtacagttactgtagtactgtagtacagttactgtagtatagttactgtgactttactggctgtgtgtgtgtgtgtgtgtgtgtgtgtgtgtggcgctgGTGGCTCTGGTGCACTGTTTGGTTCTGGTGCGCTGTTTGGTTCTGGTGGGCGGAGTCTAATCTCTGGTGTTAATCTGGCTGCAGTTTGTTTGCAGTGAAGGAGAATCCATCTGtgttttgattgaagtgattttaatgtttctgtttcacatGATGTCACTCAACAAATCTCATGTTCAGACTGAAACCAACAACACGCTGGTCCGTCCCGCTGTACTGTCGGACTTCCTGTCCGAGGCTCATTGGTTCCGACTGAACACATAAACCTAAAGTCTAAAGTTTCCTGCTTTGCTGAGCAGACGACTGCTCAAACAAACCGGAGACACGTTCACTGCTGGTTCCAGTCTCAACATGAGATGTGATGAGGAGAGAATGTCATCAGTTATAACATGTTCAGGATTACACTGGGATATGTTGTGATTATTAAACTTCTTGTGAAAGTGGTGTTTAATCCATAAAATGTCCATGTTGTCTCCGTCTCACCTGGTTTCCTGTCCCGCCCCCTGCAGAGACACCTTCCTGCGCAGCCTGGCAGCCACTCAgtgggagaagaagagaagaagtaAACACCTCAGCCAGAGCAGGCTGTCCTCGTCTGATGATGTCATAACCCCGAGCCTGCAGCCTGCAGAGGAGGGCAGCAGTGTCCCCGCTGAGGAGCCGTCAGGTGAGGGAATAAAACCATCACTTGTTCATGAGCAGAATAATCtgtgagaggagggaaagatGTAAAGTACAAATATAACGCTGATCAAGATTTAGTTGTTTATCATTCAGTTATTCTCAGtaaacttaaaggaacagtgcaaCTATTTGATGCATTTTCTGTCTGCAGTCTCGACATCGAGCAGTTTGGACACAAACGGACTCTCAGACTCTCAGAATGAGCCTGGTAAGAGACTACAGttacccacaatcctctgctcCCTGTCTGTGATGTCCTCACTGTTACTGAGTCAACTTAGTGGTATGGTGCGCCACCTGGTGGAGGTCAGGTGTCACTGCGGGTGTGAATGAAGTGTTATAAAGACGAAGCTGCAgctaatctgataaactgcctccaatgatgtcattcagtgactgagttgcattgtgggtaatgtaattGTAAATGCATTTAAAGAAGTGTCAAACTGATTGGGGCGAATTGATTAATAATGAAtgatctgtctgtctgcagcagctccgGTGCAGCGGCAGTGCAGCACTCTGTCCAACGACAGGAAGTTCCTGCTGGACATGCTGTACTCCAAAACCTCCAGCACCGCTCCTCTGAGCCCGACCGCTGCTGCTCCtgacaccacagaagaagaaggcagCTTCCTGCCGGGTGAGGGACCTAATCAGACTCTCAACAAAGAATACATTAAAACATCTTAAAGGgatgttttataaaaacattttaatgtactTGTAGTTGAACAGGAACCTGATAATGAAATATAAACCATAGCTgatgtttaaatgtctgttctgttctgttggaCCTGGAAACAGAGTCAGAGTGAGACCTCTCCTCCCTGTGTCCTCTCTCCTCAGGTGGAGATCTGGCCGGGCGGGGTCGTGTGTTGGAGCGTCTGTCCAGCTTCAGGGCGCGCTCGGTCGAGTCCCCCTGCCCCACCGAGAGCAGCGCCTCCCGCAGGGCGGAGCTGGAGGGGCTGGAAGGCTCCGCCCAGGCAGCGCTGGCCCGGCTAGCTGAAGAACAGCAGGTCTGAACACACGAGTCCTTCAGTGTCGACGCAGATTGATTTACTGTTTCACTGCATCATCAGGCTCATACCGTAATTATGACTGTGTGTTAAGCCCCGCCCTCCTCAGTTACTGTTGCTACCTGTCCATCCTTCATTGTGGCGAGCACATAttcagtgactgacagctgatcgATCGTCAGATTGATTTCAGACTGAAGTAAACGGGAGGCAGATTGTCACTGGAGCTGCTGAGTTCTGGGTTTGGTTTCATGTCTGCCGCCTGTCAGTAGTTACTCTTGCTAAACTGTGATTGGACGATCACGTTCGGGGGAGGGGTTTAGTGAAGAATTTGCTGCCTCACTAATATTCAGTCTCCTAATCTGACACCTGATCTGTGTCTAACCATCAGAACCGTCACCTCCGTCAGCAGAGCAGCATCGACGTGGAGAGCCACGCCCGCCACCTGGAGACCACCCAGATGACCCCGCTGGGCCCCGGGGGCCCCGCCGACGCctggcagcagctgcagccgagCGCCGCCGCCCTGCGCATCAAAGACCTGGACTTCTCCGACCTGCTGGACGAGGAGGACATCGATGTGTTGGACATGGACACCTATGACTCCTCCTCTGCCCCCACCTGCTACTCtggcctccctcctcctcctcctcctcctcctcctctcccaggCCTGGCTggttcttctcctcctcctcctcctcctcctcctccccctcctcctccacttctgGCTGCTCTAGcccctcctgcacctcctcctcctcctcctccccccagtgctcctcctcctccgtcctctcagaagcagaagaagaagacggtgAAGTTGTTCTGGAAGGAGCTGAAGCAGGCGGACGGGCCTCACAAGTGTCGCTTCGGCCGGGGGACGGTGTGGGCGTCTCTGGACAAGGTGGCGGTGGACACCTCCCGACTCGAACACCTGTTTGAGTCTAAAGCCAAGGAGCTGCCTGTTGCCAAGGTAACCAGGCCTGTTGTAgcaggtgcattgtgggaagtGCTGAGAACAGCGTGGCAGTTTTTCTCTTCAGAAACATTCAGACGAAGTGAAGAAGAACGGGGATATTTCGTCCCCTAGAGGCCAAAATGTGACGCAAACAGGAGATTCATTAATAACAGTCGCAGCATGACGACAACAACAGCTGATCGACAGGTTTATCATGTTCCAGATCTCCTTAGAGAGGATTGataaactctgtctctgaccaATTTATTGATAGAGTGATAAAGTGCTGATCAGGAGACGACTGGGATCAATGTTCTGAATCTGCTGTTGAAATCCAGTGTTTCGCTGTAAAGCATCAGAAGAGAGTCTGCAGACACTGAACACACTCCTGGACCATCAATACAGCCATCTAACATTGAGAAAAACACTAGTATCAAAGATtaactgtgtttatttattgattattatcagtttgttcgtatgtgacgtatgaaaacacatgaacacacagcaaCAGGCTGACGTGAGGAATCAAAGTGATAACAGTCGATGAGTAAAACCATAAAAAGTTGAATGTTAGAACAACAGGAACATTTATCAGAGCAGTGAAAGACTCAAGATCAGAGAACAGTTCAACTTataataattatcataataatatacttatacttataatAATACTTATAATGAAATAACcggaaaatgtaaaaatatgaattaaGTGATTTAAAATAAGATAATGATGTAATCAGCTGCAGTTCCTCTGGTGGTGTCCCAGCGTCATCATCCAACATGCAACAGCTGTTCTGTTCGGTTCAGTTCGGTTCGGTTCtgtgctgttctgttctgttctgttcggttctgttctgttctgttcggTTCAGTTGGTTCTGttcggttctgttctgttcggTTCGGTTTGGTTCTGTGCTGTGCCCTGGGTTCTGTTTGGCAGGTGTGACAGCAGGATTGATAGTGAGTCATCCTGCAGGAAATACACTCAACTGacatgctgtttgtgtgtgtgtgtgtgtgtgtgtgtgtgtgtgtgtgtgtgtgtgtgcagaaaggGCCAGACACTAAGAAGTCTGAGATTCTGGTTCTGGACCCGAAGAGGAGCAACGCCATCAACATCGGTATGACCGTCTTGCCGGCCGTCCACGTCATCAAGACCGCCATCCTCAACTTTGACGAGTTCGCCATCAGCAAGGAGGGGATCGAGGTACGgagcacttcctgtctgctgtcacgaacactttcactttgagttatttcatttgataaaataaaatggatgcAGTCTAGTTTtagtgaagaaatgttaatgagcagacaaagatcttcCTGACTGGGGCGCTGTTTGGCTCGGTGGGTGGAGCAGCGTCTCCTggacagaggctgtgtcctcactgcagcggacccgggttggactcccggcccgggtccctttgctgcgtgtcactccccctcgcTCTCagtcttcagctgtactatcaataaagccaaagggccaaaaaaatactcttcatgactgaataaactgaaagaAGAAGCTGACCTGAAAGgagtggcggaccctgccacctgtccaGCTTCAGACAGTGGGACCttgttgtcctctgagaacagcttgttcattcactGATGTaatgttattacctcattaatttagtaaatatttaaatccttagtttgaatttcttctctaaaactacagagtgctcctttaagtaGACCAGTACAGATGTAGTTAGAGTAGATCTGACCTGGACTGAGCTGACCCCCTTTGTGCTGAGCAGAAGATCCTGACCATGACCCCCactgaggaggagaagcagaagatCCAGGAGGCTCAGCTGGCCAATCCTGACGTTCCTCTGGGCACGGCGGAGCAGTTCCTGTTCAGCCTGGCCTCCATCAGTGCCCTGACCCCCCGCCTGCAGCTCTGGGCCTTCAAACTCAACTACGAGGCCCTGGagaaggtaacacacacacacacacacacacacacacacacacactgtgagagACCTGACTGTACCAGCTGACCTGGTGAGGACCTGTAGAACCAGGATGTGGACTGAGACTCTGTCGCCCCCTGCAGGAGATCGCAGAGCCGCTGTTTGACCTGAAGCTGGGCATGGAGCAGCTGGCCTCCAATCAGACGTTCAGGAGGACCCTGGCCACGCTGCTCGCCATCGGGAACTTCCTCAACAGCTCCAACGTGAGGACGCACACTGACTCACCTGATGATCACTGATGAAAGTCACGCgtagtttaaaggtgcaatatgtaagaagtgTCCACCTGAGGGTTTCACAcgccaaacaaacatgtcacaGCATGTCACCAGAggaaccgctaactgctgctaactgctgctaactgctgctaactgctgctaactgtagctgccgttagctagttagacTCTGCCTGAGCTTCACTGTTGGACCACAGCCTCCTGTCGTGTTATGAGGACGGGcttgggctagctggttagcatgctagcatatatatatttcattgacatgacatcatcactgttgTTTTTGCACATTCTGATTATTTGAGGTCAttttggaatgttttaaagCCACGATCTCTCTGTGAACTGGTCTGTGTGACAGGGAGGTGATGTTTACCATCACGCCTCTGTTGGTTCTGCTGCGGCTGCGCGCTGTATGAAACGACACACTGGAGCGGTTTCATGCCGGCGCTACtcggttcagtgtgaacaaacaaaggtgTTGTAAATGTGAGTCTATGAGTGAAAAGGGCctcaaattcttacatattgcacctttaactataATATAAACATGGTGAGGTCATTATTTGTGGACCTGCCTCTCTGTGATGGAGCTACGGAAGCCTGGATGCTTCAGATTTTATTGATCTCTGAACTGAATCAGTGTGAAGAGACAAAGATCTGAGTTTACTGTCGTCTGATCAGATATCATGTTCTGTCCTGAAGCAGCTCAGCTGTTCTTATCTGCTGCTGTTGCCTCAAACACACAGTAGAGAttatacactgtgtgtgtgtgtgtgtgtgtgtgtgtaggctaaAGGCTTTGAGCTGGGTTACCTGgagaaggtggtggaggtgaAGGACACAGTTCACCGTCAGTCCCTGCTCCATCACACCTGCAGCCTGGTGGTGGAAAATTACCCAGAATCCTCGGATATCTACTCAGAGATCCCCGCCATCACCCGCTCCGCCAAAGTAAAACTCTATTTATTCTACTGTGTTGTAGctgtgtggaggtggaggcaggtggTGACCAGGTGAGTGTGTTCTGTTTCCAGGTGGACTTTGAGCTGCTGTCGGAGAACCTGGTCCAGCTGGAGAGACGCTGCAAAGCATCATGGGACAACCTGAAGGTGGTGGCCAAACACGAGACCAAAGCGCTGCTGAAGAACAAGATGACGGAGTTCCTGAAGGACTGTACACACAGAATCATCATCCTGAAGGTGGTGCACCGCAGGGTCAtcaacaggtacacacacacacacacacatatacaacatacacacacacatatacaacacacacacacacacacacacacacatatacaacatACACACCCAACTccagacacaaacactgtgcCTGCATACTGACCAGAATGATGaacctcttctcctcctccctcctcctcctcaggttcCACTCCTTCCTCCTGTTCCTGGGTCAGCCGTCCTCCTCTGTTCGGGACATTAAGGTGACCAGTTTCTGTCGGATCATCAGTGAGTTTTCTCTCGAGTATCGAACTACCAGAGAGCGAGTTCTGAGCATCAAACGCAAACGGGCCGCTCACAGAGAGAGAACCAAGACCAGAGGCAAGATGATCACCGAGGTAacactgctgctcctcctccttctcctccttctcctccttctcctccttctcctcctcctcctctcctcctcctccttctcctcttcctcatctgaagaccttttcttcttcttgtcctccTTACAGACAGAGAAGTTTTCGGGGGCGGTGCCCCAGCAGGATAGCCCCTCCCCTGTCTCCATGGCAGCAGAGGCGGGGCcaggtcaggaggaggagcatgagaacatgaagaacCTGCTGATCAGCACCAACAACAGCCTGACAGCTGACCAGAGAGGCCTGAGACGCTCCAGAGCTGTCCGCAGTAAGACCGATCAGTCTGAGCACGCTCAGTTCACCTCCATCAGTCTGATCAATAATCTCTGATCAGTAATCtctgaaaatattaaaagtatAATGATAACCTCACACAACACCAAGCGTTTCTGTTTAGGTGAGACGCAGTGAAATAGCAAAGCTGTTGTAGTGAAGTCCTCTGTGATGCAGAACCCTGTGTGc from the Sparus aurata chromosome 4, fSpaAur1.1, whole genome shotgun sequence genome contains:
- the fhod1 gene encoding FH1/FH2 domain-containing protein 1 isoform X4: MASIVCRVQFLEDSDPFICTNFPEPRRPPTVSLEENLPLSEQIAGIHKLLEAPLKLEECTLQLSPNGNYLDLDSSLSEQRDELESFYEDVTKGKKPILILRTQLSVRVHSILEKLYNSHGPELRRSLFSLKQLFQDDKDLVPEFVASEGLTCFVKVGAEADHNYQNYILRALSQIMLFVDGMNGVINHGETVQWLYTLTGSLSRLVVKTSLKLLIVFVEYSEANSPLLIDAVNTVDEKRGEKPWSYLMEVLEERNGSDTELLMFTMTLINKTLAVLPDQDSFYDVTDSLEQLGMETIIHKHMNNKGTEPDLRAQFTIYETALKYEDGEIDDSSLHLRKERRKMAAGDQEGRKSRRTSSQNLPDLLSYSAGSSPSASPTPPTFLSPSTATNNPLSPAISSASSSSPTAGLGSRASSPLTSDPGSASSSPAGSQRGSPLPPHTAPNSATTTTTTPEEEAKTPISPSRSFLSHHMSALGLSRKSRLFSKTSSISEEPPATGSSSSSDLSSSQLNSEQLGSRTENKTSFKDTFLRSLAATQWEKKRRSKHLSQSRLSSSDDVITPSLQPAEEGSSVPAEEPSVSTSSSLDTNGLSDSQNEPAAPVQRQCSTLSNDRKFLLDMLYSKTSSTAPLSPTAAAPDTTEEEGSFLPGGDLAGRGRVLERLSSFRARSVESPCPTESSASRRAELEGLEGSAQAALARLAEEQQNRHLRQQSSIDVESHARHLETTQMTPLGPGGPADAWQQLQPSAAALRIKDLDFSDLLDEEDIDVLDMDTYDSSSAPTCYSGLPPPPPPPPPLPGLAGSSPPPPPPPPPPPPPLLAALAPPAPPPPPPPPSAPPPPSSQKQKKKTVKLFWKELKQADGPHKCRFGRGTVWASLDKVAVDTSRLEHLFESKAKELPVAKKGPDTKKSEILVLDPKRSNAINIGMTVLPAVHVIKTAILNFDEFAISKEGIEKILTMTPTEEEKQKIQEAQLANPDVPLGTAEQFLFSLASISALTPRLQLWAFKLNYEALEKEIAEPLFDLKLGMEQLASNQTFRRTLATLLAIGNFLNSSNAKGFELGYLEKVVEVKDTVHRQSLLHHTCSLVVENYPESSDIYSEIPAITRSAKVDFELLSENLVQLERRCKASWDNLKVVAKHETKALLKNKMTEFLKDCTHRIIILKVVHRRVINRFHSFLLFLGQPSSSVRDIKVTSFCRIISEFSLEYRTTRERVLSIKRKRAAHRERTKTRGKMITETEKFSGAVPQQDSPSPVSMAAEAGPGQEEEHENMKNLLISTNNSLTADQRGLRRSRAVRSFGRVSPSLMSVAKEDGASSQDDATDEIMDRLVKSVTQNPSDRPSSPKTRKRSRLNRKSLRRTLKSGLSLDVVQALGLNNKTGDEV
- the fhod1 gene encoding FH1/FH2 domain-containing protein 1 isoform X2 is translated as MASIVCRVQFLEDSDPFICTNFPEPRRPPTVSLEENLPLSEQIAGIHKLLEAPLKLEECTLQLSPNGNYLDLDSSLSEQRDELESFYEDVTKGKKPILILRTQLSVRVHSILEKLYNSHGPELRRSLFSLKQLFQDDKDLVPEFVASEGLTCFVKVGAEADHNYQNYILRALSQIMLFVDGMNGVINHGETVQWLYTLTGSLSRLVVKTSLKLLIVFVEYSEANSPLLIDAVNTVDEKRGEKPWSYLMEVLEERNGSDTELLMFTMTLINKTLAVLPDQDSFYDVTDSLEQLGMETIIHKHMNNKGTEPDLRAQFTIYETALKYEDGEIDDSSLHLRKERRKMAAGDQEGRKSRRTSSQNLPDLLSYSAGSSPSASPTPPTFLSPSTATNNPLSPAISSASSSSPTAGLGSRASSPLTSDPGSASSSPAGSQRGSPLPPHTAPNSATTTTTTPEEEAKTPISPSRSFLSHHMSALGLSRKSRLFSKTSSISEEPPATGSSSSSDLSSSQLNSEQLGSRTENKTSFNSGEAEEVFCSDDCNVNLDKPVLRRFEDTFLRSLAATQWEKKRRSKHLSQSRLSSSDDVITPSLQPAEEGSSVPAEEPSVSTSSSLDTNGLSDSQNEPAPVQRQCSTLSNDRKFLLDMLYSKTSSTAPLSPTAAAPDTTEEEGSFLPGGDLAGRGRVLERLSSFRARSVESPCPTESSASRRAELEGLEGSAQAALARLAEEQQNRHLRQQSSIDVESHARHLETTQMTPLGPGGPADAWQQLQPSAAALRIKDLDFSDLLDEEDIDVLDMDTYDSSSAPTCYSGLPPPPPPPPPLPGLAGSSPPPPPPPPPPPPPLLAALAPPAPPPPPPPPSAPPPPSSQKQKKKTVKLFWKELKQADGPHKCRFGRGTVWASLDKVAVDTSRLEHLFESKAKELPVAKKGPDTKKSEILVLDPKRSNAINIGMTVLPAVHVIKTAILNFDEFAISKEGIEKILTMTPTEEEKQKIQEAQLANPDVPLGTAEQFLFSLASISALTPRLQLWAFKLNYEALEKEIAEPLFDLKLGMEQLASNQTFRRTLATLLAIGNFLNSSNAKGFELGYLEKVVEVKDTVHRQSLLHHTCSLVVENYPESSDIYSEIPAITRSAKVDFELLSENLVQLERRCKASWDNLKVVAKHETKALLKNKMTEFLKDCTHRIIILKVVHRRVINRFHSFLLFLGQPSSSVRDIKVTSFCRIISEFSLEYRTTRERVLSIKRKRAAHRERTKTRGKMITETEKFSGAVPQQDSPSPVSMAAEAGPGQEEEHENMKNLLISTNNSLTADQRGLRRSRAVRSFGRVSPSLMSVAKEDGASSQDDATDEIMDRLVKSVTQNPSDRPSSPKTRKRSRLNRKSLRRTLKSGLSLDVVQALGLNNKTGDEV
- the fhod1 gene encoding FH1/FH2 domain-containing protein 1 isoform X1 gives rise to the protein MASIVCRVQFLEDSDPFICTNFPEPRRPPTVSLEENLPLSEQIAGIHKLLEAPLKLEECTLQLSPNGNYLDLDSSLSEQRDELESFYEDVTKGKKPILILRTQLSVRVHSILEKLYNSHGPELRRSLFSLKQLFQDDKDLVPEFVASEGLTCFVKVGAEADHNYQNYILRALSQIMLFVDGMNGVINHGETVQWLYTLTGSLSRLVVKTSLKLLIVFVEYSEANSPLLIDAVNTVDEKRGEKPWSYLMEVLEERNGSDTELLMFTMTLINKTLAVLPDQDSFYDVTDSLEQLGMETIIHKHMNNKGTEPDLRAQFTIYETALKYEDGEIDDSSLHLRKERRKMAAGDQEGRKSRRTSSQNLPDLLSYSAGSSPSASPTPPTFLSPSTATNNPLSPAISSASSSSPTAGLGSRASSPLTSDPGSASSSPAGSQRGSPLPPHTAPNSATTTTTTPEEEAKTPISPSRSFLSHHMSALGLSRKSRLFSKTSSISEEPPATGSSSSSDLSSSQLNSEQLGSRTENKTSFNSGEAEEVFCSDDCNVNLDKPVLRRFEDTFLRSLAATQWEKKRRSKHLSQSRLSSSDDVITPSLQPAEEGSSVPAEEPSVSTSSSLDTNGLSDSQNEPAAPVQRQCSTLSNDRKFLLDMLYSKTSSTAPLSPTAAAPDTTEEEGSFLPGGDLAGRGRVLERLSSFRARSVESPCPTESSASRRAELEGLEGSAQAALARLAEEQQNRHLRQQSSIDVESHARHLETTQMTPLGPGGPADAWQQLQPSAAALRIKDLDFSDLLDEEDIDVLDMDTYDSSSAPTCYSGLPPPPPPPPPLPGLAGSSPPPPPPPPPPPPPLLAALAPPAPPPPPPPPSAPPPPSSQKQKKKTVKLFWKELKQADGPHKCRFGRGTVWASLDKVAVDTSRLEHLFESKAKELPVAKKGPDTKKSEILVLDPKRSNAINIGMTVLPAVHVIKTAILNFDEFAISKEGIEKILTMTPTEEEKQKIQEAQLANPDVPLGTAEQFLFSLASISALTPRLQLWAFKLNYEALEKEIAEPLFDLKLGMEQLASNQTFRRTLATLLAIGNFLNSSNAKGFELGYLEKVVEVKDTVHRQSLLHHTCSLVVENYPESSDIYSEIPAITRSAKVDFELLSENLVQLERRCKASWDNLKVVAKHETKALLKNKMTEFLKDCTHRIIILKVVHRRVINRFHSFLLFLGQPSSSVRDIKVTSFCRIISEFSLEYRTTRERVLSIKRKRAAHRERTKTRGKMITETEKFSGAVPQQDSPSPVSMAAEAGPGQEEEHENMKNLLISTNNSLTADQRGLRRSRAVRSFGRVSPSLMSVAKEDGASSQDDATDEIMDRLVKSVTQNPSDRPSSPKTRKRSRLNRKSLRRTLKSGLSLDVVQALGLNNKTGDEV